The following are from one region of the Thermoproteus uzoniensis 768-20 genome:
- a CDS encoding DUF401 family protein has product MLYLAAFLAAVALVIGGTLSKKIDVSISLPLGAALYGILALGPSVVEATAAAFNYSMFEVLTSLVLAMALGYLMGTRREAIASGLTAVGPRFAAFAIPAAIGLLPMPGGAYISAVVVDPLYRDMGLSGEEKTFLNYWMRHIWVPVWPLFQGVLITSAVLAEPVARVVSWSWPASVAAAAAGMAVGLRRVRRIGVRGRIRDLVYLWPLAAVASLAFVVPIYVAVAAVLAAFTALYRPKTGAIAAAFKYALTPRVLAIIISSLIFSEYIRESGLGEALTGYLGNAALLAVFAVPFLIGLATGVEFTFAGLAFPPLSPLLHGYNLSLAFLGGFLGVMLSPAHSCFVLTLDYYRAEARLVYRLLIKAAVAAAAAALPLYIALTAL; this is encoded by the coding sequence CCAAGAAGATAGACGTCTCGATCTCTCTGCCGCTCGGCGCCGCCCTCTACGGGATCCTCGCACTGGGCCCGTCTGTCGTCGAGGCCACGGCGGCTGCGTTCAACTATTCTATGTTCGAGGTCCTGACGTCCTTGGTCCTAGCCATGGCGCTGGGCTACCTCATGGGCACAAGACGGGAGGCCATAGCCAGCGGCTTGACCGCCGTCGGGCCTAGATTCGCCGCATTCGCCATACCGGCCGCCATCGGGCTTCTGCCCATGCCGGGCGGCGCGTACATATCGGCGGTGGTGGTGGACCCGCTCTACAGAGACATGGGGCTGAGCGGGGAGGAGAAGACCTTCCTCAACTACTGGATGCGCCACATATGGGTGCCCGTCTGGCCGCTCTTCCAAGGCGTTCTGATAACCTCCGCGGTGTTGGCCGAGCCGGTCGCCAGGGTCGTCTCGTGGTCTTGGCCGGCCAGCGTGGCCGCCGCCGCGGCGGGGATGGCGGTGGGCCTCCGCCGCGTTAGAAGAATCGGCGTGAGGGGAAGAATCAGAGACCTGGTCTACCTATGGCCCCTCGCGGCGGTCGCGTCGCTCGCCTTCGTGGTGCCCATATACGTCGCAGTTGCCGCCGTCCTGGCCGCCTTCACGGCGTTGTATAGGCCCAAGACCGGCGCGATCGCGGCCGCCTTCAAGTACGCCTTGACGCCCCGCGTGCTGGCCATAATAATCTCGTCGCTGATCTTTTCGGAATACATTAGGGAGAGTGGGCTGGGCGAGGCGTTGACGGGCTACCTGGGCAACGCCGCCTTGCTCGCCGTATTCGCCGTGCCTTTCCTCATAGGGCTGGCCACCGGCGTCGAGTTCACGTTCGCCGGCCTCGCCTTCCCTCCTCTGAGCCCTCTGCTACACGGCTATAACCTGTCCCTCGCCTTCCTAGGAGGCTTCCTCGGAGTCATGTTGAGCCCCGCCCACAGCTGTTTCGTGCTGACGCTAGACTACTATAGGGCCGAGGCCCGCCTCGTCTACAGGCTGTTGATAAAGGCGGCGGTGGCGGCGGCCGCCGCGGCGCTTCCCCTGTACATCGCCTTGACGGCCCTCTGA
- a CDS encoding PINc/VapC family ATPase, translating into MEKYVADISVILDGSLKEAVISGNIRGTLFILEEAVDYLERLARQGDGVGLVGVAELKDLKNAVEKLGLSELVHVEYVQAGRRQIEPEEIPSLVRKFARENGAVVVTSDPFLRDSAEVMGLEVLYLGRERGALQIERFFEKDIMSVHLKEGAPPQAKAGRPGNWRLVKLSNEPMSRGQLEAIVRELISEAAKGDGNTRIEIRRPHSLIVQHKDLRIVVAFPPVSDGLEITAVKPLVRRSLEDYNLDPKVVERLEKSAEGILISGPPGAGKTTFAQALAEFYLSKGKIVKTVESPRDMILSRSITQLSKNYATSEEIHDLLLLSRPDYTIFDEMRDTADFQLYVDLRLAGVGMVGVVHATSPIDAVQRFVRRVELGMIPSIIDTVIYMKDGEVKKVYSLSMTVKVPAGMREEDLSRPVVVVKDFLTGEPEYEIYVFGEETFVVPLKRGEGRAPSKKLFSAVVSALKRYVPPQEIRVEEADGVVVVKVPEEYLAVVASRGASKLDRLRRRFSVDFRIEPL; encoded by the coding sequence GTGGAGAAATACGTGGCCGATATATCGGTTATACTGGACGGCTCCCTCAAAGAGGCCGTGATCTCCGGCAACATCAGGGGGACTCTCTTCATCTTGGAGGAGGCCGTCGACTACTTGGAGCGGCTCGCCAGACAAGGCGACGGGGTTGGGCTTGTGGGGGTTGCAGAGCTCAAGGACCTCAAAAACGCCGTGGAGAAGCTGGGCCTCTCGGAGCTGGTCCACGTGGAGTACGTCCAGGCGGGGCGCCGCCAGATAGAGCCCGAGGAGATACCTTCCCTCGTCAGGAAATTCGCGAGGGAGAACGGCGCTGTGGTGGTCACCAGCGACCCGTTCCTCAGAGACTCGGCGGAGGTGATGGGGCTGGAGGTGTTGTATCTGGGCAGAGAGCGCGGCGCCTTGCAGATAGAGCGCTTCTTCGAGAAGGACATAATGTCGGTGCACCTCAAGGAGGGGGCGCCGCCGCAAGCCAAGGCGGGGAGGCCCGGCAACTGGCGGCTCGTCAAGCTCTCCAACGAGCCCATGTCGCGGGGACAGTTGGAGGCCATAGTGCGCGAGCTCATCTCAGAGGCGGCGAAGGGCGACGGGAACACCAGGATCGAGATAAGGAGGCCCCACTCCTTGATAGTCCAGCACAAGGACCTGCGTATAGTGGTCGCCTTCCCGCCGGTCTCGGACGGCCTCGAGATCACGGCCGTGAAGCCCCTCGTGAGGCGCTCCCTAGAGGACTACAACCTCGACCCCAAGGTGGTCGAGCGCCTCGAGAAAAGCGCCGAGGGGATACTCATATCGGGGCCTCCCGGCGCCGGCAAGACGACGTTCGCCCAAGCCCTCGCCGAGTTCTACCTATCCAAGGGCAAGATAGTGAAGACCGTCGAGTCGCCGAGGGATATGATCCTCAGCAGATCCATCACACAGCTATCTAAGAACTACGCCACGTCCGAAGAGATCCACGACCTCCTCTTGTTGTCCCGGCCCGACTACACCATATTCGACGAGATGAGGGACACGGCGGATTTCCAGCTCTACGTCGACCTCCGCTTGGCCGGCGTCGGAATGGTCGGCGTCGTCCACGCCACGTCGCCCATAGACGCCGTGCAGAGATTTGTGAGGAGGGTGGAGCTGGGCATGATACCGTCGATAATAGACACCGTCATATATATGAAGGACGGCGAGGTGAAGAAGGTCTACTCGCTCTCCATGACCGTGAAGGTGCCGGCCGGCATGAGGGAGGAGGACTTGTCGAGGCCTGTCGTGGTCGTCAAGGACTTCCTGACGGGCGAGCCTGAGTACGAGATCTACGTGTTCGGCGAGGAGACGTTCGTCGTGCCCCTAAAACGCGGCGAGGGGAGGGCCCCCAGCAAGAAGCTGTTCTCGGCGGTCGTGTCGGCGCTCAAGCGCTACGTCCCGCCGCAGGAGATAAGGGTGGAGGAGGCCGACGGCGTCGTCGTGGTCAAGGTCCCCGAGGAGTACCTCGCGGTGGTCGCGTCGCGCGGCGCCAGCAAGCTCGACCGCCTCAGGAGGAGGTTCTCTGTGGACTTCAGGATCGAGCCCCTGTAG
- a CDS encoding ATPase domain-containing protein, translating into MAVDQYYQYYEDRSPTGVWYVDQLLGGGFKRGEIYLIAGEAGQGKTIFSLQFLKTGAELYDEPGLYITVDEPSEDVKRGVKSSLGWDLDVLEEQQKLVFVDLRTHFKAYSQSEKVVADPREIAKVIIDNVRKFGIKRLVVDPIAPLLITSHTDVLWVREYMRELVFQLRKLKDVTTVMTSEIPTGENKISRFGVEEYLASGVIKLELQEYRGFVFRVMFIRKMRWTPVRPQKLVFEIYPQYGIYVIDRLENFMKSIDRFYLDAAQQYGQQEYQQYALAK; encoded by the coding sequence GTGGCCGTCGACCAGTATTATCAATACTATGAGGATAGGTCCCCCACAGGCGTCTGGTACGTCGACCAGCTCCTCGGCGGCGGTTTTAAGAGAGGCGAGATCTACCTAATAGCTGGGGAGGCCGGACAGGGCAAGACAATCTTCAGCCTCCAGTTCCTCAAGACAGGCGCCGAGCTGTACGACGAGCCCGGCCTCTACATAACCGTCGACGAGCCTTCCGAGGACGTCAAGAGGGGCGTCAAGTCGTCGCTGGGCTGGGACCTAGACGTCCTCGAGGAGCAACAGAAGCTGGTCTTCGTCGATTTGAGGACCCACTTCAAGGCCTACTCCCAGAGCGAGAAGGTTGTGGCCGACCCGCGAGAGATAGCGAAGGTGATCATAGACAACGTGAGGAAGTTCGGCATAAAGAGGCTCGTGGTGGACCCCATAGCCCCGCTCCTCATAACCTCACACACCGACGTCCTCTGGGTTAGGGAATACATGCGGGAGCTCGTGTTCCAGCTGAGGAAGTTGAAAGACGTGACGACGGTGATGACCTCCGAGATACCGACGGGAGAGAACAAGATAAGCAGATTCGGCGTAGAGGAGTACCTGGCCAGCGGCGTCATAAAGCTGGAGCTCCAGGAATATAGAGGCTTCGTGTTTAGAGTCATGTTCATCAGGAAGATGCGTTGGACCCCCGTGAGGCCCCAGAAGCTCGTCTTCGAGATATACCCCCAGTACGGCATATACGTCATAGACCGCCTCGAGAACTTCATGAAGTCCATAGACAGGTTCTACCTAGACGCGGCGCAACAATACGGACAGCAGGAGTATCAGCAGTACGCCCTCGCCAAATAG
- a CDS encoding helicase HerA domain-containing protein produces the protein MKIGYVIAGSTPTEFLATLDPERPVRLYEYVAVDSVEIPPDGEEAAQVRLIGQIVKIIRDPYQLKRDIPLYNVVDGVSHDLLEVQIAKVKILGYLWNGEIHMPKLPPRIGAPVYLAKDDEVAELYGSGELCVGRLSARPLDLCLDVEGLKRHMAVIAATGSGKTWFSVILIEELLKRGASVVVLDPHGEYVAARDTASRLGGVNALTVKVSGHHAGDVMYRIGVLDMDPDALADAAGVPPKATKIRYSIYLAHALAKSAYKAGARRMGPKGLASILSAALRGEQHLKRLLRQWGVEDEKADELAELAKRDRHSIFSAAAYLRRLARLGVFSARTTPLGRITADLTVVNLAGVGDEIQDYVAWHILTRIFKARVRHVRGLPGVKLERPVVVVLEEAHRFAPPKSARRTRAYEAVSRIAAEGRKFGVYLVVVTQRPSRVDPDVMSQMQSQVIMRIVNPKDQEAVRDSSEQLAQDYLDNLPGLDRGEAVVLGPVVKLPAVIRLRDRVLDYGGADISLAEAWRRSDADVATIWARIFRSPPPPSVVLAASGISVKSAEPDGGVWRAVTSDGARVELSIESGYARCSVCGSSGCAHVYRVLSEIVKVRRAA, from the coding sequence ATGAAGATAGGCTACGTCATAGCCGGCTCGACGCCTACGGAGTTCTTGGCCACTCTAGATCCTGAACGCCCCGTGAGGCTCTACGAGTACGTCGCGGTGGACAGCGTCGAGATCCCTCCCGACGGGGAGGAGGCGGCCCAGGTGAGGCTGATAGGCCAGATAGTCAAGATAATTAGGGACCCCTATCAGCTCAAAAGGGACATCCCGCTCTACAACGTAGTCGACGGCGTGTCGCACGACTTGTTGGAGGTGCAGATAGCTAAGGTGAAGATCTTGGGCTATCTCTGGAATGGGGAGATACATATGCCGAAGCTCCCGCCGAGGATAGGCGCCCCGGTCTATCTAGCCAAAGACGACGAGGTGGCGGAGCTCTACGGCTCCGGCGAGCTCTGCGTGGGCCGCCTCTCGGCCAGGCCTCTGGACCTCTGCCTAGACGTGGAGGGGCTGAAGCGGCATATGGCCGTCATAGCGGCCACCGGTAGCGGCAAGACTTGGTTCTCCGTGATCCTCATAGAGGAGTTGCTGAAGAGGGGGGCCTCTGTCGTGGTCCTCGACCCCCACGGCGAGTACGTGGCGGCTAGAGATACGGCGAGCAGGCTCGGCGGCGTCAACGCCTTGACGGTCAAGGTGTCGGGCCACCACGCCGGGGACGTGATGTACAGGATAGGCGTGCTCGACATGGACCCCGACGCTCTGGCAGACGCGGCAGGCGTCCCGCCCAAGGCGACTAAGATAAGGTACTCTATCTACCTCGCCCACGCGCTCGCCAAGTCGGCCTACAAGGCGGGCGCCAGGAGGATGGGGCCCAAGGGCCTCGCCTCCATCCTCTCGGCCGCCCTACGCGGCGAGCAGCACCTCAAGAGGCTGTTGAGGCAGTGGGGCGTGGAGGACGAGAAGGCCGACGAGCTGGCGGAGCTCGCCAAGAGGGATAGGCACTCGATCTTCAGCGCGGCGGCCTATCTGAGGAGGTTGGCCAGACTCGGCGTGTTCTCCGCCAGGACCACGCCTCTGGGGAGGATAACCGCCGACCTAACCGTCGTCAACCTCGCCGGCGTGGGGGACGAGATCCAGGACTACGTGGCGTGGCACATACTCACGAGGATATTTAAGGCGAGGGTGAGGCACGTGAGGGGCCTGCCGGGCGTGAAGCTCGAGAGGCCCGTCGTCGTGGTGTTAGAGGAGGCCCACCGGTTCGCCCCGCCGAAGTCGGCCAGGAGGACGAGGGCGTACGAGGCCGTGTCGAGGATAGCGGCCGAGGGCAGGAAGTTCGGCGTATACCTCGTCGTGGTGACCCAGAGGCCTTCCCGCGTCGATCCGGACGTCATGAGCCAGATGCAGTCCCAAGTCATAATGAGGATAGTCAACCCCAAGGACCAAGAAGCCGTGAGGGACAGCAGCGAGCAACTGGCGCAGGACTACCTGGACAACCTCCCCGGCCTCGACAGAGGCGAGGCGGTGGTCCTAGGCCCCGTCGTGAAGCTGCCCGCCGTGATCAGGTTGAGGGACAGAGTGCTCGACTACGGCGGGGCCGACATATCTCTCGCCGAGGCCTGGCGTAGGTCGGACGCAGACGTCGCGACGATATGGGCGAGGATATTCAGATCGCCGCCTCCTCCCTCCGTCGTCCTCGCCGCGTCGGGGATATCGGTCAAATCGGCGGAGCCGGACGGAGGCGTCTGGAGGGCCGTGACGTCCGACGGCGCGCGCGTGGAGCTCTCCATAGAGTCCGGCTACGCGAGGTGTAGCGTCTGCGGCTCCTCGGGCTGCGCCCACGTCTATAGAGTGCTCTCCGAGATAGTCAAGGTGAGGAGGGCGGCATGA
- a CDS encoding DNA repair exonuclease: protein MKIAHISDAHLGRQQYHLPEREEDYFQAFAEALRLAKGADAVVVTGDLLDTRRPSTRTLLRLLDILGETGLALYVVGGNHDYSHLRPDETPLRILDKVGAARLLCFQEADLGGVWLYGACATPRSKADEYRERILSARPGSVLAIHQAIEGVKARYPSAADEYTMPSRAFSGVKAVHIAAGHVHDHGVRHLVGALWAGSLEIWDSAEFETWDWRKGKWELYQEAAPKGFYIIDVAGRAASAKEVLLRPRRRMVKLRVFLDEEREAEAAFEEAAARFDAPGAVVKVELYGDVRGDLRPSRHAAAFSRALYVDVVDRTRKPSHAVARVGSAYEAVERLLRERLGAGADAVVKALAHARDGDRAAARKIMEEWLYAEVDRA, encoded by the coding sequence ATGAAGATAGCCCATATAAGCGACGCCCATCTAGGCCGGCAACAGTACCATCTGCCCGAGAGGGAGGAGGACTACTTCCAGGCATTCGCCGAGGCCTTGAGGCTCGCGAAGGGCGCAGACGCCGTAGTCGTCACGGGGGATCTCCTAGATACCAGGAGGCCGTCCACCAGGACCCTTCTGAGGCTCCTCGACATACTCGGCGAGACCGGCCTCGCCCTATACGTCGTGGGGGGCAACCACGACTACAGCCATCTGAGGCCCGACGAGACTCCCCTGCGCATACTCGACAAGGTGGGCGCCGCCAGGCTCCTCTGCTTCCAGGAGGCGGATCTAGGAGGCGTCTGGCTCTACGGCGCTTGCGCCACGCCGAGGTCTAAGGCCGACGAGTATAGGGAGAGGATACTCTCGGCGAGGCCCGGCTCGGTCTTGGCAATACACCAAGCCATCGAGGGGGTCAAGGCGAGGTACCCCTCAGCCGCCGACGAGTACACGATGCCGTCGAGGGCCTTCTCGGGCGTCAAGGCCGTCCACATAGCGGCCGGCCACGTACACGACCACGGCGTCAGGCATCTGGTAGGCGCGTTGTGGGCCGGCTCCCTCGAGATATGGGACTCTGCCGAGTTTGAGACTTGGGACTGGAGGAAGGGCAAGTGGGAGCTCTACCAGGAGGCGGCCCCCAAGGGCTTCTACATAATAGACGTCGCCGGGCGGGCCGCCTCGGCCAAGGAGGTCTTGTTAAGGCCCAGGCGCAGGATGGTCAAGCTGAGGGTGTTTCTGGACGAGGAGAGGGAGGCCGAGGCGGCCTTTGAGGAGGCCGCCGCCAGGTTCGACGCGCCTGGCGCCGTGGTCAAGGTGGAGCTATACGGCGACGTGCGGGGCGACTTGAGGCCGTCGCGCCACGCCGCCGCGTTTTCCCGGGCCCTCTACGTAGACGTAGTCGACAGGACCAGGAAGCCGAGCCACGCCGTTGCGAGAGTCGGCTCCGCCTACGAGGCCGTTGAGAGGCTGTTGCGGGAGAGGCTGGGGGCCGGCGCAGACGCCGTGGTCAAGGCGTTGGCGCACGCGAGGGACGGCGATAGGGCGGCCGCCAGGAAGATAATGGAGGAGTGGCTCTATGCTGAGGTCGATCGAGCTTAG
- a CDS encoding AAA family ATPase has protein sequence MLRSIELRNFKAHEELAADFVEGVNFIYGPNGAGKSSLLEAVAVALYGSKWVQKVKARWADLVRRGASEASVRLAFVGIDGVEYVVARKFGPAGSISSGTYLLADGKMVARGDQDVTAAVVKALGLGVEEFANLAYIRQGELRRILAEPDYIDRLFRLDEFDWLDEVLRDLLSDVSRRRERASGRLEELGRRAEDLARRAKELEAQLAEARREAEGLAQYFQLYRKAEEELGGLKERAAALEQEAKSLKVLAERLEEELVELDVELDKKSEELKELGKLEEELASLPQPDPSVEARYYEAKRVVDLLSSADLGRARSFKPEELEAAYKERDELKARRADVLAKLGLAREVLRVAGKASGGRCPVCGGPLTEETVRRHEEEARRLEEELRKVEAKIYDVESAIKRLERDREEYLKVKDYLSVDLSEARRRLEELRRLYEAQKGLERRRAEISARLAARDRLERELKELEARRAEAERRLGEARRRLEEVEGQLSALRPRLEELGKHYEELRAKAEAYLKATSRAEELARQLASVKSELERVSKELSSAKAEAERHGKAEERGKAARSALREIKPIARKILIEAVNAELNEVFLRLRHKESFRSAELAQIEDRYYVVVSRADGQRFAHTALSLGEANLAALALRVALAKALLGRPPFLMLDEPTEHLDEIHRRRIVELVRDLARDVRTVLVTSHLGEFEEVADKRIDL, from the coding sequence ATGCTGAGGTCGATCGAGCTTAGGAACTTCAAGGCGCACGAAGAGCTCGCGGCGGACTTCGTCGAGGGCGTCAACTTCATATACGGCCCCAACGGCGCCGGCAAGAGTAGCCTTCTGGAGGCCGTGGCGGTCGCGCTCTACGGGTCCAAATGGGTGCAGAAGGTCAAGGCCAGATGGGCCGACCTCGTCAGGCGGGGGGCCTCCGAGGCCTCGGTGCGGCTGGCCTTCGTGGGGATAGACGGCGTGGAGTACGTGGTGGCCAGGAAGTTCGGGCCGGCCGGCTCCATATCTTCCGGCACCTATCTGCTCGCCGACGGGAAAATGGTGGCCAGAGGCGACCAGGACGTCACAGCCGCCGTCGTCAAGGCCCTCGGGCTGGGCGTCGAGGAGTTCGCCAATTTGGCCTATATAAGGCAGGGCGAGCTCCGGCGGATATTGGCCGAGCCGGACTACATAGATAGGCTCTTCAGGCTGGACGAGTTCGACTGGCTCGACGAGGTCTTGAGGGATCTCCTCTCCGACGTTTCGCGGAGGAGGGAGAGGGCCTCTGGCAGGCTGGAGGAGCTCGGCAGAAGGGCCGAGGATCTGGCCAGGAGGGCGAAGGAGCTCGAGGCGCAGTTGGCCGAGGCGAGGAGGGAGGCCGAGGGCCTGGCCCAGTACTTCCAGCTCTACAGAAAGGCCGAGGAGGAGCTGGGCGGACTTAAGGAGCGCGCGGCGGCGCTGGAGCAGGAGGCCAAGTCCCTTAAGGTCCTCGCGGAGAGGCTCGAGGAGGAGCTGGTGGAGCTCGACGTGGAGCTCGACAAGAAGTCGGAGGAGTTGAAGGAGCTGGGGAAGCTCGAGGAGGAGCTCGCCTCGTTGCCCCAGCCGGACCCCTCGGTAGAGGCTAGGTACTACGAGGCGAAGAGGGTTGTGGACCTCCTGTCGAGCGCCGACCTCGGGAGAGCCAGATCGTTCAAGCCGGAGGAGCTCGAGGCGGCGTACAAGGAGAGGGACGAGCTCAAGGCGAGGAGGGCCGACGTGTTGGCCAAGCTGGGGCTGGCGAGGGAGGTCTTGAGGGTGGCCGGCAAGGCCTCCGGCGGGAGGTGCCCCGTCTGCGGCGGCCCGCTGACCGAGGAGACTGTGAGGAGGCATGAGGAGGAGGCGAGAAGGCTCGAGGAGGAGCTCAGGAAAGTCGAGGCCAAGATCTACGACGTCGAGTCGGCGATAAAGAGGCTCGAGAGGGACAGGGAGGAGTACTTGAAAGTGAAGGACTACCTGTCGGTGGATCTGTCGGAGGCGAGGCGGCGGCTCGAGGAGCTCAGGAGGCTCTACGAGGCGCAGAAGGGCCTCGAGAGGAGGAGGGCCGAGATCTCGGCGAGGCTCGCCGCGAGGGACAGGCTGGAGCGCGAGCTGAAGGAGCTGGAGGCGAGGAGGGCGGAGGCCGAGAGGAGGCTCGGCGAGGCGAGGAGAAGGCTGGAGGAGGTCGAGGGCCAGCTCTCGGCCTTGAGGCCTAGGCTTGAGGAGTTGGGCAAGCACTACGAGGAGTTGCGGGCTAAGGCCGAGGCGTATCTCAAGGCGACATCGAGGGCGGAGGAGCTCGCGAGGCAGCTGGCCTCCGTCAAGTCGGAGCTGGAGCGGGTGTCGAAGGAGCTCAGCTCGGCGAAGGCCGAGGCGGAGAGACACGGCAAGGCCGAGGAGAGGGGGAAGGCGGCTAGATCTGCTCTGAGGGAGATCAAGCCCATAGCTAGGAAGATCCTCATAGAGGCCGTAAACGCGGAGCTCAACGAGGTCTTCTTGAGGCTTAGGCACAAGGAGTCCTTCCGCTCGGCCGAGCTGGCCCAGATCGAGGACAGATACTACGTGGTCGTCTCCAGGGCGGACGGGCAGAGGTTCGCCCACACCGCGTTGTCCCTCGGCGAGGCGAACTTGGCGGCCCTAGCCCTGAGGGTGGCCCTCGCCAAGGCCCTGCTGGGGAGGCCCCCCTTCCTCATGCTGGACGAGCCCACGGAGCACCTAGACGAGATACACAGGAGGAGGATAGTGGAGCTCGTGAGGGATCTGGCGAGAGACGTGAGGACAGTCCTAGTCACCTCCCATTTGGGGGAGTTCGAGGAAGTCGCCGACAAGAGGATAGACCTATAG
- the prf1 gene encoding peptide chain release factor aRF-1 gives MSVARPPNGVYFLKTAVEVRAFINLLKKFRGYATTLITLYINGERPMPDVLTLLRSEWSTASNIKDKTTRTHVQDTLERIVNNLKGEAKAPENGMAVFAGFHMINPGNYEWVYYVVVPPQPIYTFKYICDTAFHTEILEDMIKSSVAYGIIVVERGEAVLAVLRGGQYEVLKTVQFFVPGKHSAGGQSANRYKRQTEHLAEVFYKLVAEEANKVFLSMPALKGLIVAGPGPTKEDFLEEGGLDYRLKDKILAVVSACCANEYGVKEAIMNAQEQLKESEYVKAKELMDRVMYYAVKKSEYMVYGKENVMRALDMGIADVVVVAEELGEDAVLDVVMRGDSKGVKVEVVPKGVEEGKTLVQAFGGYVALLNTPAWVLEQQAASAATS, from the coding sequence GTGAGCGTAGCCAGACCGCCTAACGGCGTCTACTTCCTCAAGACAGCCGTGGAGGTGAGGGCGTTCATCAACCTACTCAAGAAGTTCAGGGGGTACGCCACGACGCTCATCACGTTGTACATAAACGGCGAGAGGCCTATGCCGGACGTCTTGACGTTGTTGAGGTCGGAGTGGTCGACCGCCTCCAACATCAAGGACAAGACCACTAGGACCCACGTCCAGGACACGCTGGAGCGCATAGTAAACAACTTGAAGGGCGAGGCCAAGGCGCCGGAGAACGGCATGGCCGTCTTCGCCGGGTTCCACATGATCAACCCGGGCAACTACGAGTGGGTCTACTACGTCGTGGTGCCGCCCCAGCCCATATACACCTTCAAGTACATATGCGACACGGCGTTCCACACGGAGATCCTCGAGGACATGATAAAGTCCAGCGTGGCCTACGGCATCATAGTAGTGGAGAGGGGCGAGGCCGTGCTGGCCGTGTTGAGGGGCGGGCAGTACGAGGTGTTGAAGACCGTCCAGTTCTTCGTGCCTGGGAAGCACAGCGCCGGCGGGCAGTCAGCGAACCGCTACAAGAGACAGACGGAGCACCTGGCCGAGGTGTTCTACAAGCTCGTCGCCGAGGAGGCCAACAAGGTGTTCCTCTCCATGCCGGCCCTCAAGGGCCTGATCGTGGCCGGGCCCGGGCCCACCAAGGAGGACTTCCTGGAGGAGGGTGGCCTCGACTACCGCCTCAAGGACAAGATCCTCGCCGTGGTCTCCGCGTGTTGCGCCAACGAGTACGGCGTCAAGGAGGCCATAATGAACGCGCAGGAGCAGCTGAAGGAGAGCGAGTACGTCAAGGCGAAGGAGCTGATGGACAGAGTCATGTACTACGCCGTGAAGAAGAGCGAGTACATGGTGTACGGCAAGGAGAACGTCATGAGGGCCCTCGACATGGGGATAGCCGACGTAGTCGTCGTGGCGGAGGAGCTGGGGGAGGACGCCGTCTTGGACGTAGTCATGAGGGGAGACTCCAAGGGGGTGAAGGTCGAGGTGGTGCCTAAGGGCGTCGAGGAGGGGAAGACCTTGGTCCAAGCGTTCGGGGGCTACGTCGCTCTGCTCAACACGCCCGCCTGGGTGCTGGAGCAACAGGCCGCCAGCGCGGCTACGTCCTAG